The proteins below are encoded in one region of bacterium:
- a CDS encoding flippase-like domain-containing protein has product MKNFLKIALALAISLTCLWFAFRNVDYNQAMQIFSHGRVRIIPLSVFTCLCLAVMWVRSWRWTYLFRPEHKATVGGLTVANLIGFMTNNILPLRIGEMVRAWMARRKSRAPLSYVIGSLVVERLFDTLCMLLCLIVPLLFIPGLPGVMRKIGLGMTAAFFGALGIMLLLRFKPHLAQTVIAVPARRFMSAQAFAKLDHLLHTFTDGLRMLKDGGAMLKVATLSVFHWGLVVFSYYMAFQGFSFDSLPWTAPFLTLGLVGLGVALPSAPAFIGPLHTAIIYSLSDIYGVPKSEAIGFAVVMHLLMMLPLTAVGLALMSREGLSLSQIRQSAEQTAETSAEPTETGPLPAADASE; this is encoded by the coding sequence ATGAAGAATTTCCTGAAAATCGCCCTGGCTCTCGCTATCAGCCTCACCTGTCTCTGGTTCGCTTTCCGCAACGTGGATTACAACCAGGCCATGCAGATATTCAGTCACGGCCGGGTGCGGATCATCCCCCTGTCGGTGTTCACTTGCCTCTGCCTGGCCGTGATGTGGGTGCGTTCCTGGCGCTGGACCTACCTGTTCCGGCCCGAGCACAAAGCCACGGTGGGCGGCCTGACAGTGGCCAACCTGATCGGTTTCATGACCAACAACATCCTCCCCTTAAGGATCGGCGAGATGGTGCGGGCCTGGATGGCGCGGCGCAAGAGCCGCGCCCCGCTCAGCTACGTGATCGGCAGCCTGGTGGTGGAACGCCTGTTCGACACCCTGTGCATGCTGCTCTGCCTGATCGTGCCGCTGCTGTTTATCCCCGGGCTGCCGGGAGTGATGCGCAAGATCGGCCTGGGTATGACCGCGGCCTTTTTCGGCGCCCTGGGCATCATGCTCCTGCTACGGTTCAAGCCACACCTGGCCCAGACAGTCATCGCCGTTCCGGCGCGACGGTTCATGTCCGCCCAGGCTTTCGCCAAGCTCGACCACCTTCTGCACACATTCACCGACGGCCTCCGGATGCTCAAAGACGGCGGGGCGATGCTCAAGGTCGCGACCCTGAGCGTGTTCCACTGGGGCCTGGTGGTTTTCAGCTACTACATGGCTTTCCAGGGCTTCTCGTTCGACAGCCTGCCTTGGACCGCGCCGTTTCTGACCCTCGGGCTGGTCGGCCTGGGGGTGGCCCTGCCCTCGGCCCCGGCCTTTATCGGTCCACTCCACACGGCGATAATCTATTCCCTGAGTGATATTTACGGCGTGCCCAAGAGCGAGGCCATCGGGTTCGCGGTTGTAATGCACCTTCTGATGATGCTGCCGTTGACCGCGGTGGGCCTGGCCCTGATGTCGCGCGAGGGCCTCTCCCTCAGCCAGATCCGTCAGAGCGCAGAGCAGACCGCCGAAACCTCAGCCGAGCCGACCGAAACCGGACCCCTGCCGGCGGCAGACGCCTCCGAATGA